GGGACCGTCCATCTGCGCCTAGCCCCAAAACCTTCCTGGCACGCGGTTTGGAGGAAAGCATCGCGAAGGCATTGCAAGATACCCCGGTGGTTTGCCTGCTGGGGCCACGCCAGAGTGGAAAATCAACCCTCGTTTCCCGGATGGCTCCCACCCGCCAACTGGTGAGCCTGGATGACGCGGCCTACCTGAAGCTCGCGAGGGAGGATGCGCAGGGCTTTTTGGCAGAGTTGGCGGATGAGGTCACCATTGATGAGGTGCAACGCGCACCGGGGCTTACGCTGGCAATCAAACGCAGTGTGGACCACGACCGGCGCCCGGGTCGCTTTCTTTTGACCGGCTCCGCCAATTTGCTGCAATTGCCCCACCTGGCCGATTCGCTCGCGGGGCGCATGGAAATCCTTCAACTGCATCCGCTCACGGAATCCGAGATCGCGGGTTCGGAAGGTCTGTTCTTGCAGAAATTCATCGCTGGGGAAATCAAGACCGAGTTGGTTGGCAGCCGTGCACCCGTGCCATCCACCTTACCCGGCAAGTTGATTGCAGGAGGTTATCCCGAGGCCGTTCGGCGCGACCCCACCCGCGCCCAGGACTGGCTGCTCCAGTATCTTCAATCCGTGATCGAACGAGACATTCGCGATGTTGCGAGAATCAAGGAAGGGACGGACCTCTTGAAACTGATGGAGCTGCTTGCCGAGCGCACTGGCACCCTTCTGAACGTATCCGAATTATCCACCGCGTTGAAAAAAGCGCGGATCACCATCGAAAACCATATCGCGATCCTGGAGAGAATGTTTCTCATCCGCCAACTTCCCGCCTGGCATGAGAACGCTACCAAACGTGCGGTGAAAACGCCAAAAATTCATCTTTGTGATACCGGCCTGGCCGCGGCCTTGTTAGGACTTCAAGCTGGCGATTGGTTGAAGGAGCGGGACCGGTTCGGTCATTTGCTGGAATCGTTTGTCGTGCAGCAACTCCATGCGCAAGCGGGCTGGTTCCAACCTCATCTGCGGTTTTGGCACTACCGGGACAAGGACAAGAACGAGGTGGACTGTGTCATCACACGGGGGCGCAAGGTCTGGGGTGTGGAAATCAAACTCTCGCAATCGGTTTCCTCCAGTGATGCCAAAGGCCTTCACAAACTTGCAGAATACGCGAAAGGGAATTTCCAGACGGGCGTGCTTCTGCATGATGGCGATGATACCTTTGCTCTGGGAGACTCCCGCATCCTCGCCGTGCCGATCTCCAAGCTCTGGGAACTCTAAGCCATGCCGAATTTCATCTCCGAAAACGACATCGAGTTGGCCATGGTGCAACGGTTGCAGCACCTCTACGGCTACGACACGCTCAATGGCAACACGGCGGATCCGGTGGGTCTCAACGACGACTCCAGGCGCACGGACAAACGGGAGGTGATTCTGCACGACCGCCTGAAAACCCAT
This DNA window, taken from Puniceicoccaceae bacterium, encodes the following:
- a CDS encoding ATP-binding protein codes for the protein MSRDRPSAPSPKTFLARGLEESIAKALQDTPVVCLLGPRQSGKSTLVSRMAPTRQLVSLDDAAYLKLAREDAQGFLAELADEVTIDEVQRAPGLTLAIKRSVDHDRRPGRFLLTGSANLLQLPHLADSLAGRMEILQLHPLTESEIAGSEGLFLQKFIAGEIKTELVGSRAPVPSTLPGKLIAGGYPEAVRRDPTRAQDWLLQYLQSVIERDIRDVARIKEGTDLLKLMELLAERTGTLLNVSELSTALKKARITIENHIAILERMFLIRQLPAWHENATKRAVKTPKIHLCDTGLAAALLGLQAGDWLKERDRFGHLLESFVVQQLHAQAGWFQPHLRFWHYRDKDKNEVDCVITRGRKVWGVEIKLSQSVSSSDAKGLHKLAEYAKGNFQTGVLLHDGDDTFALGDSRILAVPISKLWEL